A window of Nitrospirota bacterium genomic DNA:
TGTATCTGTATGCCGCGGCAGGGTCTCCGTCTATAGAGCCGAAGTTCCCCTGTCCGTCAACAAGCGGATAGCGCATATTGAAGTCCTGCGCAAGCCTTACAAGCGCCTCGTAAACCGCGGAGTCTCCATGTGGGTGATATTTTTTAAGCACCTCGCCGACTACGCCGGCGCATTTTGAATATTTCTTTCCGGGCACAAGCCCTTCCCTGAGCATTGCATAGAGGATTCTCCGCTGGACTGGCTTAAGCCCGTCCCTTATGTCAGGAAGCGCCCTTCCGATGATTACGCTCATCGCATAATCAAGGTAGCTGACCTTCATCTCATCTTCAATGTTTATCAATTGCTTAACCATTAAATCTCCTCTTGAAATGTTTTAGAAAGAATGGATTATGCCTTAATTCAGCGTGTTATTTTAGCATTAATCCACCTAAACTATCAATGCTTTCAGGCGGCCGCTCCGTAAGCTTGAAAACAGGGGGTAATGAGGCGGAAACAGGGCAATATTTGCAGTAAAATTTTGCAGTTCTCTTTTGTTCCGATACACGGTAGAGTGAAGTGATGACCGTGTATCGTGGCTGCGGCTGGTTAAAGTGCCTGTACTGAAATTTTATCTGACGGCAACATACTCTGCAAAGGAAGTTGACTGAGGGATGGACAGCCCATCTTCCTTCAGCCCTTGCAAGTGCAATTCAATGGCTTCATGCATACTTTGCTCTGCTTCTTCGCGCGTAGCCCCTGTAGCTACACATCCGGGCAAGTCAGGTGAATATGCAGAATAGTTTCCATTTGCCTTCTCGATTACAACAAGAAAACGATACATCTTATTTTACCTCCTTCAATTTAGCCTGCTTCAAAATACTGTTTAAAGTCCCTGGCGCCAAATCATCATTAGGATGACCGGCAATAGTTACCCTGCCTGCCTTCGTAGGGTTTTTATATTGCCGATGGCTTCCTCTCGTATCAACTTGATACCAAC
This region includes:
- a CDS encoding type II toxin-antitoxin system HicB family antitoxin, with the translated sequence MYRFLVVIEKANGNYSAYSPDLPGCVATGATREEAEQSMHEAIELHLQGLKEDGLSIPQSTSFAEYVAVR
- a CDS encoding type II toxin-antitoxin system HicA family toxin, giving the protein MKIRDIIKLIESDGWYQVDTRGSHRQYKNPTKAGRVTIAGHPNDDLAPGTLNSILKQAKLKEVK